A single window of Syngnathus acus chromosome 23, fSynAcu1.2, whole genome shotgun sequence DNA harbors:
- the LOC119117469 gene encoding thymidine phosphorylase, whose product MLSIPDLIKKKRDGAKLSEGDIKAFVEALTSGSIQDCQTGAMLMAIWQRGMDVHETATLTKEMMLSGEVMSWPREWAGLLVDKHSTGGVGDKVSLVLAPALAACGCKVPMISGRGLAHTGGTLDKLESIPGFSIHQSAQQVRVILSSVGCCIVGQTETLVPADRILYAMRDITGTVDSLPLITGSIISKKGAESLTALVLDVKFGRAALFKDLRDAKELARLLVNAGNDLGMRTGAVLSRMDAVIGRSVGNVLEVIEALDVLKTGGRQDLMELVATLGGLLLAMTGLAADQSEGRRKISQAVSGGAALLKFQAMMEAQGVAKETARALCSAHTDYFTILRKAKHQLDLTASHDGVLMDVDGLVLAEVVHKLGAGRSKAGQPVNHSVGAELLLSLGQKITKGTPWLRVHYEEPAPSPDQIERLQSALVLGSVGDWKKQSLVQEVMLPV is encoded by the exons ATGTTGTCCATTCCAGACCTGATCAAGAAGAAGCGGGACGGCGCCAAACTGAGTGAAGGCGACATCAAGGCCTTTGTGGAGGCGCTGACCAGCGGCAGCATCCAGGACTGCCAGACAG GCGCCATGTTGATGGCCATCTGGCAGCGGGGCATGGACGTGCACGAGACGGCCACGCTGACCAAGGAGATGATGCTGTCGGGGGAAGTGATGTCATGGCCCAGGGAGTGGGCGGGGCTTCTGGTGGACAAGCACTCCACGGGCGGCGTGGGCGACAAAGTCAGCCTGGTGCTGGCGCCCGCGCTCGCCGCCTGCGGTTGCAAG GTACCCATGATCAGTGGGCGGGGCCTGGCCCACACAGGAGGAACGCTGGACAAACTGGAGTCCATTCCCGGATTTAGCATCCACCAGTCGGCACAGCAG GTGCGAGTCATCCTAAGCAGCGTGGGCTGCTGCATCGTGGGCCAGACGGAGACGCTGGTTCCCGCCGACCGCATCCTCTACGCCATGCGCGACATCACCGGCACCGTGGACAGCCTGCCGCTCATCACAg GCTCCATCATCTCCAAGAAAGGCGCCGAGTCGCTGACGGCGCTGGTTCTGGACGTCAAGTTCGGCCGGGCGGCGCTCTTCAAAGACTTGCGCGACGCCAAGGAGCTGGCGCGGCTCCTG GTGAACGCGGGCAACGATCTGGGCATGCGCACGGGCGCCGTGCTGAGCCGCATGGACGCCGTGATCGGTCGCAGCGTGGGAAACGTCCTGGAAGTCATCGAGGCTCTGGACGTGCTCAAGACGGGCGGACGACAAGACCTCATGGAGCTCGTCGCCACGCTCG GCGGCCTCTTGCTGGCCATGACGGGTCTGGCGGCCGACCAATCGGAAGGCAGACGCAAGATCTCCCAGGCCGTGAGCGGCGGTGCCGCTCTGCTCAAGTTCCAGGCCATGATGGAGGCTCAAGGTGTCGCCAAGGAGACGGCCAGGGCTCTTTGCTCCGCCCACACAGATTACTTCACCATTCTAAGGAAAGCTAAGCACCAACTGGACTTGACCGCCAGCCATGATG GCGTGCTGATGGACGTGGACGGTCTGGTTTTAGCGGAAGTGGTACATAAGTTGGGGGCAGGGCGTTCCAAGGCCGGACAGCCTGTCAATCACAGTGTGGGGGCGGAGCTACTGCTCTCCCTTGGCCAGAAAATTACCAAAG GCACTCCCTGGCTGCGTGTCCACTACGAGGAGCCGGCACCCAGTCCAGACCAGATCGAGCGACTGCAGAGCGCTCTCGTCCTGGGATCGGTCGGCGATTGGAAAAAGCAAAGTTTGGTGCAAGAAGTGATGCTTCCAGTTTGA
- the lsm8 gene encoding LSM8 homolog, U6 small nuclear RNA associated, producing MSTALESYINRTVAIVTSDGRMIVGTLKGFDQTINLILDESHERVFSSGQGVEQVVLGLYIVRGDNVAVIGEIDEETDSTLDLGNIRAEPLNSVVH from the exons ATGTCTACTGCGCTGGAAAGCTACATTAACC GTACGGTGGCCATCGTGACGTCAGACGGCAGAATGATTGTG GGCACGCTGAAGGGCTTCGACCAGACCATCAACTTGATCCTGGACGAGAGTCACGAGCGCGTGTTCAGCTCGGGTCAGGGCGTGGAGCAAGTGGTTCTGGGACTTTACATCGTCCGGGGAGACAACGT GGCCGTGATTGGCGAGATCGACGAGGAGACCGACTCCACGCTGGACCTGGGCAACATCCGGGCCGAGCCTCTCAACTCGGTCGTCCACTGA